One segment of Clarias gariepinus isolate MV-2021 ecotype Netherlands chromosome 6, CGAR_prim_01v2, whole genome shotgun sequence DNA contains the following:
- the LOC128526348 gene encoding zinc finger protein 501-like — translation MSFTKENNLQTQPEEKSYHCTECRKSFRLKDSFVKHQRIHRAERPYCCTECGKSFYQRGNLVTHQRTHTGERPFSCSLCGKRFTERGSVVKHQRTHTGERPYSCIECGKSFKQSDTLQSHQRVHSGEKPYLCECGKSFSGRGNLIKHRRIHTGEKPHYCTECGKSFTQLEGLMRHQRIHTGDKPYYCAECGMSFKQQSHFQIHKRDHTGEKPYHCSECERSFKLKECLVIHQRTHTGEKPYHCFQCGKSFRARGNFARHKRIHTGEKLQHCLQCGKSFLNRSSLLNHERTHTGEKPYYCAECMKSYKTKEALAIHQRTHTGEKPYHCLQCGKSFTNKSNCAKHTQTHTGEKPYHCTECGKSYKSKEYLEIHQRIHTGEKPYHCLQCGKRFNYRSNFAKHKRIHTREEPYHCTECGKSFTQQKHVQSHHCVRLAEKMLNTAQHGQEEEILKQTIVVVHIREAA, via the coding sequence ATGAGTTTTACTAAGGAGAATAATCTTCAAACACAGCCAGAAGAAAAGTCGTATCACTGTACAGAGTGCAGAAAGAGTTTTAGGTTGAAAGATAGTTTTGTTAAACACCAGCGGATTCACAGAGCTGAGAGGCCTTACTGCTGTACAGAGTGCGGAAAGAGTTTTTATCAAAGGGGAAATTTAGTGACACACCAGCGCACGCACACTGGAGAGAGACCTTTTTCCTGCTCACTTTGTGGAAAGCGTTTTACTGAAAGAGGCTCAGTAGTGAAACATCAGCGCACTCACACTGGAGAAAGGCCTTATTCCTGCATCGAATGCGGAAAGAGTTTTAAACAATCGGATACTCTCCAAAGTCATCAGCGCGTTCAttcaggagagaagccgtatctttgcgagtgtgggaagagttttagtGGGAGaggaaatttaataaaacaccggcggattcacacaggagagaaacctCATTACTGCAcagagtgtggaaagagttttactcaACTTGAAGGGTTAATGAGACACCAACGAATTCACACTGGAGATAAGCCTTATTACTGCGCAGAGTGCGGAATGAGTTTTAAACAACAGAGTCATTTCCAAATACACAAGCGCgatcacacaggagagaagccgtatcactgctcagAGTGCGAAAGGAGTTTTAAACTCAAGGAATGTTTAGTAATACACCAGCGgactcacactggagagaagccgtatcactgcttCCAGTGCGGTAAGAGTTTTAGGGCCCGAGGTAATTTTGCGAGACATAAGCGTATTCACACCGGCGAGAAGCTGCAACACTGTTTacagtgcgggaagagtttCCTTAACAGAAGTAGTTTATTGAATCATGAGCGCACTCATACAGGGGAGAAGCCGTATTACTGCGCAGAGTGCATGAAGAGTTATAAAACCAAGGAAGCTTTAGCAATACACCAGCGGACTCatactggagagaagccgtaccACTGCTTACAGTGCGGCAAGAGTTTTACTAACAAAAGTAATTGTgcgaaacacacacagactcacacaggagagaagccgtatcactgcacAGAATGCGGGAAGAGTTATAAATCTAAAGAATATTTAGAAATACACCAGCggattcacactggagagaagccgtatcactgcttACAGTGCGGCAAGAGGTTTAATTACAGAAGTAATTTTGCGAAACACAAGCGCATTCACACAAGAGAGGAGCCGTATCACTGCACGGAatgcgggaagagttttacaCAACAGAAGCATGTCCAAAGCCATCATTGCGTTCGTTTAGCAGAGAAGATGCTCAACACTGCTCAACACGGTCAGGAAGAAGAAATCTTAAAACAAACTATCGTTGTCGTACATATACGAGAAGCTGCATGA